In a genomic window of Larus michahellis chromosome 3, bLarMic1.1, whole genome shotgun sequence:
- the AIDA gene encoding axin interactor, dorsalization-associated protein isoform X2, with protein sequence MSEAARSLLQRWGASFRKGTDFDSWGQLVEAIDEYQILARHLQKEAQSQHNNSEFTEDQKKTIAKIATCLELRSAALQSTQSQDEFKLEDLKKLEPILKNILTYNKEFPFDVQPVPLRKILAPGEEEHLEFEEDDEEGGAGAGSPDSFPARVPGANEGTLLPRLPSEPGMTLLTINIEKIGLKDAGQCIDPYITVSVKDLNGIDLTPVQDTPVALRKEDTYVHFNVDIEIQKHIEKLTKGAAIFFEFKHYKPKKRFTSTKCFAFMEMDEIKPGAIVIELYKKPTDFKRKKLQLLTKKPLYLHLHQTLHKE encoded by the exons ATGTCGGAGGCGGCCCGGAGCCTCCTGCAGCGCTGGGGCGCCAGCTTCAGGAAAGGCACCGACTTCGATTCCTGGGGGCAACTGGTGGAGGCGATCGACGAGTACCAGAT ATTAGCAAGGCATCTACAAAAAGAGGCGCAGTCTCAGCACAACAACTCTGAATTCACGGAAGATCAAAAG aaaaccaTAGCTAAAATTGCAACATGCTTGGAACTGAGAAGTGCAGCTTTACAG TCCACCCAGTCACAGGATGAATTTAAGCTTGAGGATCTGAAGAAGCTGGAACCAA tCTTAAAGAATATCCTCACTTACAATAAGGAGTTTCCCTTTGATGTTCAGCCTGTTCCACTCAG GAAGATTTTAGCACCTGGAGAAGAGGAACACTTGGAGTTTGAGGAAGATGATgaggaaggaggagctggagcagggtCTCCAGACTCTTTTCCTGCTAGAGTTCCAG GAGCCAATGAAG GTACTTTATTACCCAGATTGCCATCTGAACCCGGGATGACGTTACTCACCATCAATATAGAGAAAATTGGTCTGAAAGATGCCGGGCAGTGCATTGATCCTTACATCACAGTCAGTGTAAAGG ATTTGAATGGGATAGATCTGACTCCTGTGCAAGATACTCCTGTGGCTTTGAGGAAGGAGGACACATATGTCCATTTTAATGTGGACATCGAGATTCAGAAACACATTGAAAAACTAACAAAAG GTGCAGCTATTTTCTTTGAATTCAAACACTACAAGCCTAAGAAAAGGTTTACTAGCACCAAGTGCTTTGCTTTCATGGAGATGGATGAAATCAAACCTGGGGCAATTGTTATAGAACT GTACAAAAAACCCACTgactttaaaaggaagaaattgcaACTGTTGACCAAGAAACCACTTTACCTTCACCTCCATCAAACATTGCACAAGGAATGA
- the AIDA gene encoding axin interactor, dorsalization-associated protein isoform X3, translating to MSEAARSLLQRWGASFRKGTDFDSWGQLVEAIDEYQILARHLQKEAQSQHNNSEFTEDQKKTIAKIATCLELRSAALQSTQSQDEFKLEDLKKLEPILKNILTYNKEFPFDVQPVPLRKILAPGEEEHLEFEEDDEEGGAGAGSPDSFPARVPGTLLPRLPSEPGMTLLTINIEKIGLKDAGQCIDPYITVSVKDLNGIDLTPVQDTPVALRKEDTYVHFNVDIEIQKHIEKLTKGAAIFFEFKHYKPKKRFTSTKCFAFMEMDEIKPGAIVIELYKKPTDFKRKKLQLLTKKPLYLHLHQTLHKE from the exons ATGTCGGAGGCGGCCCGGAGCCTCCTGCAGCGCTGGGGCGCCAGCTTCAGGAAAGGCACCGACTTCGATTCCTGGGGGCAACTGGTGGAGGCGATCGACGAGTACCAGAT ATTAGCAAGGCATCTACAAAAAGAGGCGCAGTCTCAGCACAACAACTCTGAATTCACGGAAGATCAAAAG aaaaccaTAGCTAAAATTGCAACATGCTTGGAACTGAGAAGTGCAGCTTTACAG TCCACCCAGTCACAGGATGAATTTAAGCTTGAGGATCTGAAGAAGCTGGAACCAA tCTTAAAGAATATCCTCACTTACAATAAGGAGTTTCCCTTTGATGTTCAGCCTGTTCCACTCAG GAAGATTTTAGCACCTGGAGAAGAGGAACACTTGGAGTTTGAGGAAGATGATgaggaaggaggagctggagcagggtCTCCAGACTCTTTTCCTGCTAGAGTTCCAG GTACTTTATTACCCAGATTGCCATCTGAACCCGGGATGACGTTACTCACCATCAATATAGAGAAAATTGGTCTGAAAGATGCCGGGCAGTGCATTGATCCTTACATCACAGTCAGTGTAAAGG ATTTGAATGGGATAGATCTGACTCCTGTGCAAGATACTCCTGTGGCTTTGAGGAAGGAGGACACATATGTCCATTTTAATGTGGACATCGAGATTCAGAAACACATTGAAAAACTAACAAAAG GTGCAGCTATTTTCTTTGAATTCAAACACTACAAGCCTAAGAAAAGGTTTACTAGCACCAAGTGCTTTGCTTTCATGGAGATGGATGAAATCAAACCTGGGGCAATTGTTATAGAACT GTACAAAAAACCCACTgactttaaaaggaagaaattgcaACTGTTGACCAAGAAACCACTTTACCTTCACCTCCATCAAACATTGCACAAGGAATGA
- the AIDA gene encoding axin interactor, dorsalization-associated protein isoform X5, which translates to MSEAARSLLQRWGASFRKGTDFDSWGQLVEAIDEYQILARHLQKEAQSQHNNSEFTEDQKKTIAKIATCLELRSAALQSTQSQDEFKLEDLKKLEPILKNILTYNKEFPFDVQPVPLRKILAPGEEEHLEFEEDDEEGGAGAGSPDSFPARVPDLNGIDLTPVQDTPVALRKEDTYVHFNVDIEIQKHIEKLTKGAAIFFEFKHYKPKKRFTSTKCFAFMEMDEIKPGAIVIELYKKPTDFKRKKLQLLTKKPLYLHLHQTLHKE; encoded by the exons ATGTCGGAGGCGGCCCGGAGCCTCCTGCAGCGCTGGGGCGCCAGCTTCAGGAAAGGCACCGACTTCGATTCCTGGGGGCAACTGGTGGAGGCGATCGACGAGTACCAGAT ATTAGCAAGGCATCTACAAAAAGAGGCGCAGTCTCAGCACAACAACTCTGAATTCACGGAAGATCAAAAG aaaaccaTAGCTAAAATTGCAACATGCTTGGAACTGAGAAGTGCAGCTTTACAG TCCACCCAGTCACAGGATGAATTTAAGCTTGAGGATCTGAAGAAGCTGGAACCAA tCTTAAAGAATATCCTCACTTACAATAAGGAGTTTCCCTTTGATGTTCAGCCTGTTCCACTCAG GAAGATTTTAGCACCTGGAGAAGAGGAACACTTGGAGTTTGAGGAAGATGATgaggaaggaggagctggagcagggtCTCCAGACTCTTTTCCTGCTAGAGTTCCAG ATTTGAATGGGATAGATCTGACTCCTGTGCAAGATACTCCTGTGGCTTTGAGGAAGGAGGACACATATGTCCATTTTAATGTGGACATCGAGATTCAGAAACACATTGAAAAACTAACAAAAG GTGCAGCTATTTTCTTTGAATTCAAACACTACAAGCCTAAGAAAAGGTTTACTAGCACCAAGTGCTTTGCTTTCATGGAGATGGATGAAATCAAACCTGGGGCAATTGTTATAGAACT GTACAAAAAACCCACTgactttaaaaggaagaaattgcaACTGTTGACCAAGAAACCACTTTACCTTCACCTCCATCAAACATTGCACAAGGAATGA